A DNA window from Pseudodesulfovibrio thermohalotolerans contains the following coding sequences:
- a CDS encoding FadR/GntR family transcriptional regulator: MEARPVTRKSISDEIVNQIKEMIDHGRLQPGDRLPAERKLAEQFGVSRTTVREGIKILSESGLLTSRQGAGTFVSRPDEGGRGGSLIEAVLTGDYDLQDVFEVRKMLEPEIAALAARNGSPDAKMRLEAIIMEQEQAIRSGESGAGIDHQFHQALAEASGNPVLREMVSALHEGFSRSRAEEVQSPQRQKASLAAHRAIVEAVRNGHAMRAERAMREHLDEVERIIFDNQRGVYSRR; encoded by the coding sequence ATGGAAGCCAGGCCAGTGACCAGAAAAAGCATATCCGATGAGATCGTCAACCAGATCAAAGAGATGATCGACCATGGACGATTGCAGCCCGGAGACCGGCTGCCGGCCGAGCGGAAGCTGGCCGAGCAGTTCGGCGTGTCCCGCACCACGGTGCGCGAGGGCATCAAGATATTGTCCGAGTCGGGCCTTTTGACCAGCCGTCAGGGAGCGGGAACCTTTGTCAGCCGTCCCGACGAGGGCGGCCGGGGAGGATCGCTCATAGAGGCGGTTCTGACAGGCGATTACGACCTCCAGGACGTGTTCGAGGTGCGCAAGATGTTGGAGCCGGAGATAGCGGCCCTGGCGGCGCGCAATGGTTCGCCGGACGCCAAGATGCGCCTTGAGGCCATTATCATGGAGCAGGAGCAGGCCATCCGGAGCGGCGAGAGCGGGGCGGGCATCGATCACCAGTTCCACCAGGCCCTTGCCGAAGCCTCGGGCAACCCGGTGTTGCGCGAAATGGTCTCGGCCTTGCACGAGGGGTTTTCCCGGAGCCGGGCCGAGGAGGTTCAGTCCCCCCAACGGCAGAAGGCGTCGCTGGCCGCGCACAGGGCTATTGTGGAAGCCGTCAGGAACGGCCACGCCATGCGGGCCGAGCGGGCCATGCGGGAACATCTCGACGAAGTGGAAAGAATCATCTTTGATAATCAAAGAGGAGTATACTCAAGGAGATAG
- a CDS encoding D-sedoheptulose 7-phosphate isomerase yields MSESALQKVMDHASAGLAVRKAFFDTKAELVVEIARAMAVCLAGGGKVMFCGNGGSAADSQHLAAEFTNRFRMERPPLPGLALTTDTSALTAIGNDYSFDEVFSKQLLALGRAGDILVGFSTSGTSTNVIRAMREAKRNNIVTVGLTGQSGAEMAAVSDFLVTVPSGDTAIIQEIHIAAGHMMCHLVDHFLFEAVTELTPYLPESRG; encoded by the coding sequence ATGTCTGAATCCGCTTTGCAGAAGGTGATGGATCACGCGTCGGCCGGTCTGGCCGTGCGCAAGGCCTTCTTCGATACCAAGGCTGAATTGGTGGTCGAGATCGCCCGGGCCATGGCCGTTTGCCTGGCCGGAGGCGGCAAGGTCATGTTTTGCGGCAACGGCGGGTCAGCCGCCGACAGCCAGCATCTGGCCGCAGAGTTCACCAACCGATTCCGCATGGAACGGCCGCCCCTGCCCGGGCTGGCTCTGACCACCGACACATCCGCCCTGACCGCCATCGGAAACGACTACAGCTTCGACGAGGTTTTTTCCAAGCAGCTCCTCGCCCTGGGCCGGGCAGGAGATATCCTCGTGGGTTTTTCCACTTCAGGCACCAGCACCAACGTCATTCGCGCCATGCGTGAAGCCAAGCGCAACAACATCGTCACCGTCGGCCTGACCGGCCAGAGCGGTGCGGAAATGGCCGCCGTGTCCGACTTCCTGGTTACCGTGCCCTCGGGCGATACCGCCATCATCCAGGAAATTCATATCGCCGCCGGGCACATGATGTGCCATCTCGTCGATCATTTCCTCTTCGAGGCCGTAACGGAACTCACGCCCTATCTGCCGGAATCCAGAGGCTAG
- a CDS encoding anaerobic ribonucleoside-triphosphate reductase activating protein: MSDPTGVWNYVRGFENLSLCDWPGKTSCIIFLGGCNLRCPTCHNFQLAWDMQSLPVIDPQRVRTYLRDRAGWLDGVTITGGEPTTVPGVGELAYEIRKAGLPVKMDTNGMRPEVVADLLQAKLVDTFAVDVKGPYAKYPALTGKAVSEIAARANMTRIFEMAEAMPDAFYFRITQVPGLTKADVAVAQSYLPPKQELKIQKFVPPRRTPEHAKSNHEERRPAGNLVD; this comes from the coding sequence ATGAGCGATCCCACTGGGGTCTGGAATTATGTTCGCGGGTTCGAGAACCTGAGCCTGTGCGATTGGCCCGGAAAGACCTCATGCATCATTTTTCTGGGCGGCTGCAATCTGCGCTGCCCCACCTGTCATAACTTTCAGCTCGCCTGGGACATGCAGTCCCTGCCCGTCATCGACCCCCAGCGCGTCAGGACCTACCTGCGCGACAGGGCAGGATGGCTGGACGGCGTGACCATCACCGGCGGCGAGCCCACAACGGTGCCCGGCGTGGGCGAACTGGCCTACGAAATCCGCAAGGCCGGTCTGCCCGTCAAGATGGACACCAACGGGATGCGCCCCGAGGTGGTCGCCGATCTCCTCCAAGCCAAGCTTGTCGACACCTTCGCGGTGGACGTCAAAGGCCCCTACGCCAAGTATCCGGCGCTGACCGGCAAGGCGGTTTCCGAAATAGCGGCCCGCGCCAATATGACCCGCATCTTCGAGATGGCCGAGGCCATGCCCGACGCCTTCTACTTCCGGATCACCCAGGTGCCCGGCCTGACCAAGGCCGACGTCGCCGTCGCGCAGAGCTATCTGCCCCCGAAACAGGAACTGAAAATCCAGAAATTCGTGCCCCCAAGGAGGACGCCGGAGCATGCCAAGTCAAATCATGAAGAGAGACGGCCGGCTGGAAACCTGGTCGACTGA
- a CDS encoding ribonucleoside triphosphate reductase, whose amino-acid sequence MPSQIMKRDGRLETWSTERIAQAIFKALSASGIKDPLLAKRLARKVEKKLADMDIPEQEHVQNMVEQVLMEARQYDIAKKYIMYREKRRQLRSQKEAYLDIKEVIDTYLDQADWRVNENANMTHSFQGLMLHLSGTVQARYALEKYPEEIRLAHEHGYFHIHDLSFGLAGYCAGWSLRDLLLEGFNLAGRASAGPAKHFDTALGQMNNFLGTLQNEWAGAQAFNNVDTYLAPFVRADGLDYEQVRQCMQKFVFNLNTTSRWGGQSPFTNLSFDLVAPKHIATEPIIIGGKYDDKLTYGDFQEEMDMVNKAYIEVMLEGDYSDRIFSFPIPTYNVTEDFPWESDIGDLLMKLTAKYGVPYFQNFISSDLNPEDVRSMCCRLQMDLRELRNKTGGLFGAGDLTGSIGVVTLNLPKLAYLAQSEDDFLDLVEEYAELAKDSLEYKRKVINANLEAGMFPWSRRYLKNGYKGHFSTIGLLGGHDACLNLIGKGIETEGGVRLMRRTLNHLRRITARFQEETGNLYNLEATPAEGTSYRLAKIDKSLYADIKTQGNGTPYYTNSTQLPVGISDDVLYALEHQNQLQPLYTGGTVFHTFLGEAVSDPKSLRNFIIKAFTKTKIPYISITPTFSICKEHGYILGEHFECPTCGQEAEVYTRIVGYYRPVSRWNKGKQAEYTDRVVFGDCLCN is encoded by the coding sequence ATGCCAAGTCAAATCATGAAGAGAGACGGCCGGCTGGAAACCTGGTCGACTGAGCGCATCGCACAGGCCATTTTCAAGGCGCTTAGCGCCAGCGGCATCAAGGACCCGCTCCTTGCCAAGCGGCTGGCCCGCAAGGTCGAGAAAAAGCTCGCCGACATGGACATCCCCGAGCAGGAGCACGTCCAGAACATGGTCGAGCAGGTGCTCATGGAGGCCCGGCAGTACGACATCGCCAAGAAGTACATCATGTACCGCGAAAAGCGCCGTCAGCTCCGCTCCCAGAAAGAAGCCTACCTGGACATCAAGGAAGTCATCGACACCTACCTTGACCAGGCCGACTGGCGCGTGAACGAGAACGCCAACATGACCCACTCCTTCCAGGGGCTCATGCTGCACCTCTCCGGCACGGTCCAGGCGCGCTACGCCCTGGAGAAGTACCCTGAGGAAATCCGCCTGGCCCACGAGCACGGCTATTTCCACATTCACGACCTTTCCTTCGGGTTGGCCGGATACTGCGCAGGCTGGTCCCTGCGCGACCTGCTCCTCGAAGGCTTCAACCTGGCGGGCCGCGCGTCGGCAGGTCCGGCCAAGCATTTCGACACGGCCCTCGGGCAGATGAACAACTTTCTCGGCACCCTCCAGAACGAGTGGGCCGGAGCCCAGGCATTCAACAACGTCGACACCTATCTGGCCCCGTTCGTCCGCGCCGACGGACTGGACTACGAACAGGTGCGCCAGTGCATGCAGAAGTTCGTCTTCAACCTGAACACCACCTCGCGCTGGGGCGGACAGTCGCCGTTCACCAACCTGTCTTTCGACCTGGTGGCTCCCAAACACATCGCCACCGAGCCGATTATCATCGGCGGAAAATACGACGACAAACTGACCTACGGCGACTTCCAGGAAGAGATGGACATGGTCAACAAGGCGTACATCGAGGTCATGCTCGAAGGCGACTACAGCGACCGTATCTTCTCCTTCCCCATCCCGACCTACAACGTCACCGAAGACTTCCCCTGGGAATCCGATATCGGCGACCTGCTCATGAAGCTCACCGCCAAGTACGGCGTGCCCTACTTCCAGAACTTCATCAGCTCCGACCTCAACCCTGAGGACGTCCGCTCCATGTGCTGCCGCCTCCAGATGGACCTCCGAGAGCTGCGCAACAAGACCGGCGGCCTGTTCGGCGCTGGCGACCTGACCGGCTCCATCGGCGTGGTCACGCTCAACCTGCCCAAGCTCGCCTACCTGGCGCAAAGCGAGGACGATTTCCTCGATCTGGTCGAAGAATACGCCGAGCTGGCCAAGGACTCTTTGGAATACAAGCGCAAGGTCATCAACGCCAACCTTGAGGCGGGCATGTTCCCCTGGTCCAGGCGCTACCTCAAGAACGGCTACAAGGGTCACTTCTCCACCATCGGCCTGCTCGGCGGCCACGACGCCTGCCTCAACCTCATCGGCAAGGGCATCGAAACCGAGGGCGGCGTGCGCCTCATGCGCCGCACCCTCAACCACCTCCGCCGAATCACGGCCCGCTTCCAGGAGGAAACCGGCAACCTCTACAACCTTGAAGCCACCCCGGCCGAGGGCACCAGCTACCGGCTGGCCAAGATCGACAAGTCGCTCTACGCCGACATCAAGACCCAGGGCAACGGCACTCCCTACTACACCAACTCCACGCAGTTGCCCGTGGGCATCTCCGACGATGTCCTCTACGCCCTGGAACACCAGAACCAGCTCCAGCCCCTCTACACCGGCGGAACCGTGTTCCATACCTTCTTGGGCGAAGCCGTGTCCGACCCGAAGTCCCTCAGGAACTTCATCATCAAGGCGTTCACCAAGACCAAGATTCCATACATCTCCATCACGCCCACCTTCTCCATATGCAAGGAGCACGGGTACATTCTGGGCGAGCACTTCGAATGCCCCACCTGCGGCCAGGAGGCCGAGGTCTATACGCGGATCGTGGGCTATTACCGCCCCGTGTCCCGCTGGAACAAGGGCAAACAGGCGGAATACACCGACCGCGTGGTCTTCGGCGACTGCCTGTGCAATTAA
- a CDS encoding metallophosphoesterase, with amino-acid sequence MSYWFIIVMTVSTLLVLYLGWRLINPLRIARSRKITLWSLLALLLFGHRLTWVLHRTNRYELIVCDCIDWVGFTFLGFISILVVFMLARDIPSLFGALMSGLKRLFTRRSQRPYFIGPNHARRRFLLNASNGLFLAAALPMTGFGVYNARRKPSVLKNDLFVLDLPEGLDGFTIAQISDTHIGPTIRADWARKVVDAVNGLDPDLIVHTGDMVDGAVDGLKTDVLPFGDLNAPHGVWFCTGNHEYYSGVFEWLSEARRLGIRPLVNEHALIDTGRGRLLLAGVTDLRAGRMVPGHVSSPSKAMAEAPEHDVSVLLAHQPDSVYAASEAGFDIQLSGHTHGGQYFPYNYVIHLFQTFVRGPYIHDGTQLYVNMGTGYWGPPMRIGTMPEITLHTLRRA; translated from the coding sequence ATGAGTTACTGGTTCATCATCGTCATGACCGTTTCCACCCTGCTTGTTCTGTACCTGGGGTGGCGGTTGATAAATCCACTGCGGATAGCTCGCAGCCGCAAGATCACGCTCTGGTCGTTGCTGGCCCTGCTCCTGTTCGGCCACCGGCTGACTTGGGTGCTGCACCGGACCAACCGCTACGAGCTTATCGTCTGCGACTGCATCGACTGGGTCGGGTTCACCTTTCTCGGATTTATTTCCATTCTGGTCGTGTTCATGCTGGCCCGGGACATTCCGAGTCTGTTCGGGGCCTTGATGTCGGGCCTGAAGCGGCTGTTCACGCGGCGCAGCCAACGGCCCTATTTCATCGGTCCGAACCACGCCCGCCGCCGGTTCCTGCTCAACGCCTCAAACGGATTGTTTCTGGCTGCCGCCCTGCCCATGACCGGATTCGGCGTGTACAATGCCCGGCGAAAGCCCTCGGTGCTGAAGAACGATCTTTTCGTGCTCGATCTTCCCGAAGGATTGGACGGCTTCACCATAGCGCAGATATCGGATACTCATATCGGCCCGACCATTCGCGCGGACTGGGCGCGCAAGGTCGTGGACGCGGTCAACGGACTCGACCCGGATCTCATCGTGCACACCGGCGACATGGTGGATGGAGCCGTGGACGGGCTCAAGACGGACGTTCTGCCCTTCGGCGATCTGAATGCGCCGCACGGGGTGTGGTTCTGCACCGGCAATCACGAGTATTATTCCGGCGTGTTCGAATGGCTGTCCGAGGCGCGGCGGCTGGGCATCCGGCCCCTGGTCAACGAACACGCGCTTATAGATACTGGGCGGGGCAGGCTTCTGCTGGCCGGGGTGACGGACCTGCGCGCAGGGCGCATGGTGCCGGGGCACGTCTCTTCGCCGTCGAAGGCCATGGCGGAAGCGCCGGAACACGATGTGTCCGTGCTTCTGGCCCATCAGCCAGATTCCGTGTACGCCGCATCGGAGGCGGGTTTCGACATCCAGCTTTCCGGGCACACCCACGGCGGGCAATACTTCCCGTACAACTATGTCATTCATCTGTTCCAGACGTTCGTGCGCGGTCCGTACATACATGACGGCACACAACTCTATGTGAACATGGGCACCGGCTATTGGGGGCCGCCCATGCGTATCGGCACCATGCCGGAGATCACTCTCCACACCCTCCGCCGCGCCTGA
- a CDS encoding mechanosensitive ion channel family protein yields MNLDLQLDLPATLIEANPMLDLAAKTGIMLLAGLLAFFLTRTLLLRGARAFSHRTRNGFDDFLLETGFFSRAALLAPALVFFWGLEFLSGLKGVLDRLVFAYLAVSVVLILATLLDALSNLYSTFEVSSRRPIKGYVQLVKLFIYMLGAVSVVAILLGESPWGLLSGIGAMTAVLMLVFRDTLLSLVAGIQISANDLLHTGDWIEMPAMNADGTVIDIALNTVKVQNWDMTVTAIPTFKFLDTPFKNWESMTKSGGRRIKRAIMIDQSSIRFADRELKMRLMTVQHLAPFIAMRQKEIDAANTASGADPASPLNGRRMTNVGLFRRYALEYLRCHPKIRQDMTLLVRQLQPHADDGLPLEIYCFTSETAWALHEDIQSDIMDHLLAALPEFGLRAYQRNALVDGRSAI; encoded by the coding sequence GTGAACCTCGACCTGCAACTCGACCTGCCCGCGACCCTCATCGAGGCCAACCCGATGTTGGACCTCGCGGCCAAGACCGGCATCATGCTGCTCGCCGGGCTGCTCGCCTTCTTCCTGACCCGGACCCTGCTGCTGCGGGGGGCCCGCGCCTTTTCTCATCGCACCAGAAACGGCTTTGACGACTTCCTGTTGGAAACCGGATTCTTCTCCCGCGCCGCGCTCCTGGCCCCTGCCCTGGTCTTCTTCTGGGGACTGGAATTTCTCTCCGGGCTCAAGGGAGTCCTCGACCGCCTCGTCTTCGCATACCTGGCCGTGAGCGTTGTCCTTATCCTGGCCACACTTCTGGACGCCCTGTCCAATCTGTACAGCACGTTCGAGGTATCAAGCCGCCGGCCAATCAAAGGCTACGTGCAACTGGTCAAGCTGTTCATATACATGCTTGGCGCGGTTTCGGTGGTGGCCATTCTCCTCGGCGAATCGCCCTGGGGGCTGCTCTCCGGCATCGGCGCCATGACCGCGGTGCTCATGCTCGTTTTCCGCGACACCCTCCTTTCCCTGGTGGCGGGCATCCAGATATCGGCCAACGACCTGCTGCACACCGGCGACTGGATCGAAATGCCCGCCATGAACGCGGACGGAACCGTCATCGATATCGCCCTGAACACGGTCAAGGTCCAGAACTGGGATATGACCGTGACGGCCATCCCGACCTTCAAGTTCCTGGACACGCCCTTCAAGAACTGGGAAAGCATGACGAAAAGCGGCGGACGCAGAATCAAGCGGGCCATCATGATCGACCAGTCGTCCATCCGGTTCGCCGACCGGGAACTCAAGATGCGGCTCATGACAGTTCAGCACCTGGCCCCGTTCATCGCCATGCGCCAAAAGGAGATCGACGCCGCCAACACCGCGTCCGGCGCGGACCCCGCCTCGCCCCTCAACGGCCGCCGCATGACCAACGTCGGCCTGTTCCGCCGCTATGCCTTGGAATATCTGCGCTGCCATCCCAAGATTCGCCAGGACATGACCCTGCTCGTCCGCCAGTTGCAGCCCCACGCCGACGACGGGCTGCCGCTTGAGATATACTGCTTCACCAGCGAGACGGCCTGGGCCCTGCACGAGGACATCCAGTCGGACATCATGGACCACCTCCTGGCCGCCCTGCCCGAGTTCGGCCTGCGCGCCTACCAGCGCAACGCCCTGGTGGACGGCCGTTCCGCGATCTAA
- a CDS encoding APC family permease: protein MKTLQKKYGFWTATAMVVGIVIGSGVFFKADNVLEASAGSLPTALLAWLIGGAIMVVTAYVFSKIATRIERVNGVVDYFEQAYGKTAGYLVAWFMTFIYYPTLVAVLAWVSANYTQGLLGTENALWPFAWAYMTLFFLLNYFSPVLAGRWQVTSTVVKLIPLALVAVVGTIAGLTNGMTVENFTTAAKTVSGEGGGLALATLSTAFAYEGWIIATVINAELRDAKRTLPRALVVGTIAVVCIYMLYYMGISGVLTNEQVLAEGDAAPVRVISLIFGRLGGTLLTVFVIISCLGTLNGLIMGSARGMFSIASRGLGPKPDFFCRVNPVTNSTTHSAVLGYGLSCFWLLVWYGNFAGWWGNFMDISELPIAFLYVIYISLYIWVMKTFTDLGNVSRYLCPVLAGAGSVYIIWGAIQKAMFLHFLVVSLLILMSGVWLMHGRRPKNRRRQKA, encoded by the coding sequence ATGAAAACTCTACAGAAAAAGTACGGATTCTGGACCGCGACCGCCATGGTCGTGGGCATCGTCATCGGTTCCGGCGTATTCTTCAAGGCGGACAACGTGCTTGAGGCTTCGGCCGGAAGCCTGCCCACGGCCTTGCTGGCCTGGCTCATCGGCGGCGCGATCATGGTCGTGACCGCCTATGTTTTTTCCAAGATCGCCACCCGCATCGAGCGGGTCAACGGCGTGGTGGACTACTTCGAACAGGCCTACGGCAAAACCGCCGGATACCTGGTGGCCTGGTTCATGACGTTCATCTACTACCCGACCCTGGTGGCCGTCCTGGCCTGGGTTTCGGCCAACTACACCCAGGGCCTTCTCGGCACGGAAAACGCCCTGTGGCCTTTCGCCTGGGCCTACATGACCCTGTTCTTCCTGCTCAACTACTTCTCGCCCGTCCTGGCCGGGCGGTGGCAGGTCACGTCCACCGTGGTCAAGCTGATTCCGCTGGCCCTGGTGGCCGTGGTCGGCACCATCGCCGGGCTGACCAACGGCATGACCGTCGAGAACTTCACCACCGCGGCCAAGACCGTCTCCGGTGAAGGCGGCGGCCTGGCTCTGGCCACCCTGTCCACGGCCTTCGCCTACGAGGGCTGGATCATCGCCACGGTCATCAACGCCGAACTCCGGGACGCCAAGCGCACCCTGCCCCGCGCCCTGGTGGTCGGAACCATCGCCGTGGTCTGCATCTACATGCTCTACTACATGGGCATTTCCGGCGTCCTGACCAACGAGCAGGTACTGGCCGAGGGCGACGCCGCCCCCGTGCGGGTCATCTCGCTCATCTTCGGACGCCTGGGCGGCACCCTGCTCACGGTCTTCGTCATCATCTCCTGTCTGGGCACCCTGAACGGCCTCATTATGGGATCTGCGCGCGGCATGTTCTCCATCGCCTCGCGCGGCCTCGGCCCGAAGCCCGACTTCTTCTGCCGGGTCAACCCCGTAACCAACAGCACCACCCATTCGGCCGTGCTGGGCTACGGTCTGTCCTGTTTCTGGCTGTTGGTCTGGTACGGCAACTTCGCGGGCTGGTGGGGCAACTTCATGGACATCTCCGAACTGCCCATCGCCTTCCTGTACGTCATCTACATCTCCCTCTACATCTGGGTCATGAAGACCTTCACCGATCTGGGCAACGTCAGCCGCTATCTCTGTCCGGTCCTGGCCGGAGCCGGATCGGTGTACATCATCTGGGGAGCCATCCAGAAGGCCATGTTCCTGCACTTCCTGGTCGTCTCCCTGCTCATCCTGATGTCGGGCGTCTGGCTCATGCACGGACGCAGACCCAAAAACCGCAGACGGCAAAAGGCATAA